The Candidatus Korarchaeota archaeon NZ13-K genome window below encodes:
- a CDS encoding NAD-dependent deacylase, with translation MRSDDIRIVADLMRRNANRVVAFTGAGISAEVGIPTFRGRGGLWERYNPEELATPQAFRRDPELVWRWYAWRMSLIGRARPGPAHEVLARWEREGMLMGVVTQNVDGLHRLAGSVNVVELHGSIWRLRCTSCGIRRELGFGNIPERIPPVCDCGSIMRPDVVWFHEPLPPEAWSEAEEMMRRASVVLVIGTSGLVMPAASLPIKALERGAILVEVNPEETSLSGLARFRIRKGAGETLLSIDGYLGGAP, from the coding sequence ATGAGATCTGATGACATCCGGATAGTGGCTGATCTCATGAGGAGGAACGCGAATAGGGTGGTTGCCTTCACGGGAGCAGGGATATCTGCGGAGGTTGGGATACCCACCTTCAGGGGTAGGGGAGGCCTTTGGGAGAGGTATAACCCGGAGGAGCTGGCAACGCCCCAGGCCTTCAGGAGGGACCCCGAGTTGGTCTGGAGATGGTACGCCTGGAGGATGTCCCTAATAGGTAGGGCACGTCCCGGGCCCGCTCACGAGGTTCTGGCCAGGTGGGAGAGGGAGGGCATGCTCATGGGCGTCGTGACCCAGAACGTTGATGGTCTACACAGGCTCGCCGGTTCAGTAAACGTGGTGGAGCTGCACGGATCCATATGGAGGTTGAGATGTACATCCTGCGGCATCAGGAGGGAGCTGGGATTCGGAAACATCCCTGAGAGGATACCTCCCGTGTGTGACTGCGGCTCCATCATGAGGCCCGATGTCGTCTGGTTCCACGAGCCCCTCCCACCAGAGGCCTGGTCCGAGGCAGAGGAGATGATGAGGAGGGCCTCAGTCGTGCTGGTGATAGGAACGAGCGGTCTGGTGATGCCGGCTGCCTCCCTACCGATCAAGGCCCTGGAGCGCGGAGCCATACTGGTGGAGGTGAATCCGGAGGAAACCAGCTTGAGCGGGCTCGCGCGATTCAGGATAAGGAAGGGGGCCGGGGAGACGCTCCTGAGCATAGATGGATACCTGGGGGGAGCCCCTTGA
- a CDS encoding radical SAM protein — translation MSARELLTFNYRGHRIQLRIEPYSIGSIVVDASRVAYLNHTAALMVKVFLSGGDWREALRELKIHYRGLKRGEVRKHFEEISDKISKFIDGYADPITDLGFNYQFPDVSILPAPLRADLALTYDCNNACIHCYSQSPAETRELSTSEWKEVLRILRDLGVPQVTFTGGEPTLRRDLVDLVAEAQRLGMVSGIVTNGTLLSRDLSEKLARAGLDYAQITLESKNPEVHDRITGVKGSWERTVEGIRNMVMTGIYVSVNSTLLRENLNWVKDTVKFVAELGAHGYSLNRLIYSGRAKLSSDLEPSMDEIRRIVSETKELCIELDLDFTWYGVTRYCEMDPIELGLGPKFCSACSIAIAVEPDGSVIPCQSHYLKLGNILRDRWEDIWYSEGCRSIREGAYVGDACLSCPLLRVCRGGCPLESEVRPYPASPPEVGTHEI, via the coding sequence TTGAGCGCGAGGGAGCTCCTGACGTTCAACTACAGGGGTCACAGGATCCAGCTGAGGATAGAACCATACAGCATCGGATCCATCGTCGTGGATGCAAGCAGGGTCGCCTACTTGAATCACACGGCCGCCCTAATGGTTAAGGTCTTCCTGTCCGGGGGAGATTGGAGGGAGGCCCTGAGGGAGCTGAAGATCCACTACAGGGGTTTGAAGAGGGGAGAGGTAAGGAAGCACTTTGAGGAGATTTCTGATAAGATAAGCAAGTTCATAGATGGATATGCGGATCCTATAACCGATTTAGGTTTCAATTACCAGTTCCCGGATGTCTCAATTCTTCCCGCTCCCCTTAGGGCGGATCTGGCGCTGACTTATGATTGCAATAATGCGTGCATTCACTGCTACTCCCAGAGCCCTGCTGAGACGAGGGAGCTCAGCACGAGTGAATGGAAGGAAGTTCTCAGGATCCTCCGGGACCTCGGAGTTCCTCAGGTGACCTTCACGGGAGGGGAGCCGACCCTCAGGAGGGATCTCGTCGATCTAGTGGCTGAGGCTCAGAGGCTCGGGATGGTGTCCGGTATCGTAACGAACGGGACGCTACTGAGTAGAGATCTCTCTGAGAAACTCGCCAGGGCGGGCCTGGACTACGCTCAGATCACCCTGGAGTCGAAGAATCCGGAGGTGCACGACAGAATCACGGGAGTGAAGGGAAGTTGGGAGAGAACTGTTGAGGGCATAAGGAACATGGTGATGACGGGCATCTACGTTAGTGTGAACTCCACGCTGCTTAGAGAGAACTTGAATTGGGTAAAGGACACCGTCAAGTTCGTCGCTGAGCTTGGGGCCCACGGATACTCCTTGAACAGGCTAATCTACAGCGGGAGGGCCAAGCTTTCATCCGACCTGGAGCCCAGCATGGATGAGATCAGGAGGATCGTTTCGGAGACCAAGGAGCTCTGCATAGAGCTCGATCTGGACTTCACTTGGTACGGGGTCACTAGGTACTGTGAGATGGATCCCATCGAGTTGGGACTGGGTCCCAAGTTCTGCTCCGCTTGCAGCATAGCCATAGCGGTGGAGCCGGACGGCTCCGTCATACCCTGCCAGAGTCACTATCTGAAGCTTGGGAACATATTGAGGGACAGATGGGAGGACATATGGTACTCAGAGGGGTGTAGGAGCATCAGGGAAGGTGCTTACGTCGGTGACGCCTGCCTGAGCTGTCCCCTCCTGAGAGTCTGCAGGGGAGGCTGTCCCTTGGAGTCGGAGGTGAGGCCCTACCCAGCGAGCCCGCCGGAGGTCGGGACCCATGAGATCTGA
- a CDS encoding glucose-6-phosphate isomerase has protein sequence MLIAPGIEFEEDGLRLLADGREVEPEIRRLSELKRVLMSPDALKEDSTAYLIYRDLPPLTHSMLRFDLTVVLPWEVGGELAKTKGHYHLPVGGRHLPEVYFVHSGEATFLVQRRGPSPFEVEDFLIVRARQGSLVEIPPEYGHVTVNSGRGVLVMSNVIHRGVRPDYETYELTRGAAYYLTREGIVRNGSYKVVPEPRHGEPVELREPIMDLLMDREFLKRLL, from the coding sequence ATGCTGATAGCCCCTGGCATCGAGTTCGAGGAGGATGGGCTGAGATTGCTTGCGGACGGTAGAGAGGTGGAGCCGGAGATCAGACGGTTGAGTGAGCTGAAGAGAGTTTTGATGAGCCCTGATGCCTTGAAGGAGGATTCAACGGCATATCTCATCTACAGAGACCTGCCACCCCTAACTCATAGCATGCTGAGGTTCGATTTGACTGTGGTGCTTCCTTGGGAGGTGGGAGGGGAGCTCGCTAAGACGAAGGGTCATTATCACCTCCCGGTGGGGGGGAGGCATCTGCCCGAGGTTTACTTCGTGCACTCGGGCGAGGCCACTTTCCTCGTCCAGAGGAGGGGACCCTCCCCATTCGAAGTGGAGGACTTCCTCATCGTGAGGGCTCGACAGGGCTCCCTGGTCGAGATACCCCCTGAGTACGGGCACGTCACCGTTAACTCCGGGAGGGGCGTTCTCGTCATGAGTAACGTGATTCACAGGGGGGTCAGGCCCGACTATGAAACTTACGAGCTGACCAGGGGAGCCGCTTACTACCTCACGCGAGAGGGGATCGTCAGGAACGGGAGCTACAAAGTGGTCCCGGAGCCAAGGCATGGGGAGCCTGTTGAATTGAGGGAACCCATAATGGACTTGCTGATGGACAGGGAGTTTCTAAAGAGACTCCTCTGA
- a CDS encoding translation initiation factor IF-2 subunit gamma → MSKEPLQPEMNVGTAGHVDHGKSTLVQALTGVWPERHSEELRRGITIKLGYANAELRKCSSCDRYTTSKVCPVDGSETVLIRKISLVDCPGHDTLMATMLAGSTLMDAALFIIASNEPVPQPQTREHLMALKIMGVTQMIVVQTKIELVSDDEALENYEQIVKFLRGNLDEIPPIIPVSALHGVNIDFLVREMVRRFIPPKRDPNRPPKMYVARSFDVNRPGTRPEKLVGGVLGGTIIQGKFRVGDEIEIRPGAYRGGRFIPLTTKIVSLKSEETPLEEAHPGGLIGVGTLLDPALTKADNMVGSVVGMPGELPPTWSELDVEARFFEKIVGMKEEIPVSKPKSGDFIQLNVGTATIPAVLKEISGEDFMKLIVRIPAVAELEQRVAISARVGNRWRLIGYGHVKGGVEYRVTG, encoded by the coding sequence ATGAGCAAGGAACCGCTGCAACCGGAGATGAACGTTGGCACAGCGGGCCACGTCGATCACGGTAAGTCGACGCTGGTGCAAGCCCTAACCGGTGTCTGGCCTGAGAGGCACAGCGAGGAACTCAGAAGGGGAATAACAATAAAGCTAGGTTATGCCAACGCCGAGCTGAGGAAGTGCAGCTCCTGCGACCGCTACACGACGTCCAAGGTTTGTCCTGTGGATGGAAGCGAGACCGTTCTGATCAGGAAGATATCCCTGGTGGACTGCCCAGGTCACGATACCCTAATGGCGACAATGCTGGCCGGCTCAACGCTGATGGATGCCGCCCTATTCATAATAGCATCAAACGAGCCGGTACCACAGCCCCAGACCAGGGAGCACCTGATGGCGCTTAAGATAATGGGGGTCACCCAGATGATAGTGGTCCAGACTAAGATAGAACTCGTCAGCGATGATGAGGCTCTAGAGAATTACGAGCAGATTGTAAAGTTCCTCAGGGGAAATTTGGATGAGATTCCCCCCATAATACCTGTCTCAGCACTTCATGGAGTGAACATCGACTTTCTGGTGAGGGAGATGGTGAGGCGGTTCATTCCACCCAAGAGGGATCCGAACAGGCCACCAAAGATGTACGTGGCCAGATCGTTCGACGTCAATAGGCCAGGGACCAGACCCGAGAAGCTCGTGGGAGGCGTTCTGGGCGGCACCATCATACAGGGGAAGTTCAGGGTGGGGGATGAGATAGAGATAAGGCCTGGCGCCTACAGGGGAGGCAGGTTCATACCATTGACCACCAAGATAGTGAGCCTGAAGAGCGAGGAGACTCCCCTCGAGGAGGCCCATCCGGGCGGCCTCATAGGCGTGGGCACGCTCTTGGATCCCGCCCTGACCAAGGCGGATAACATGGTGGGTAGCGTGGTGGGCATGCCGGGCGAGCTCCCCCCGACCTGGTCGGAGCTCGATGTGGAGGCCAGGTTCTTCGAAAAGATAGTCGGCATGAAGGAGGAAATACCAGTTAGTAAGCCCAAGAGCGGGGACTTCATTCAGCTAAACGTGGGCACGGCCACGATACCGGCCGTCTTGAAGGAGATAAGCGGCGAGGACTTCATGAAGCTCATCGTGAGGATACCGGCCGTTGCGGAGCTGGAGCAGAGGGTGGCCATATCAGCTAGGGTGGGGAACAGGTGGAGGCTGATAGGCTACGGTCACGTCAAGGGTGGCGTCGAGTACAGGGTCACGGGATAG
- a CDS encoding 30S ribosomal protein S6e — protein sequence MSASRRRGVVEEFLALDIGDPGTGRTFHLKMPKESLRYFMGKRIGEEISGDPIGLPGYTLMITGGTDKDGFPMHPSLPIPGRKRVLLSSPPGFHPRREGERRAKLVRGSIISEATRQINLKVVRRGERPLEELVGGEAS from the coding sequence ATGTCCGCTAGCAGGAGGAGGGGTGTCGTCGAGGAGTTCCTCGCGCTGGACATAGGGGACCCCGGGACGGGGAGGACCTTTCACCTGAAGATGCCGAAGGAGAGCTTGAGATACTTCATGGGTAAGAGGATAGGGGAGGAGATCTCCGGAGATCCCATCGGACTACCCGGCTACACCCTCATGATAACAGGGGGCACGGACAAGGACGGATTCCCGATGCATCCATCCCTGCCAATCCCGGGGAGGAAGAGGGTCCTGCTATCATCACCACCGGGCTTCCACCCTAGGAGGGAGGGGGAAAGGAGGGCGAAGCTCGTGAGAGGAAGCATAATATCCGAGGCGACCAGGCAGATAAACCTGAAGGTTGTGAGGCGAGGGGAGAGACCCCTGGAGGAGCTCGTGGGAGGAGAGGCTTCGTAA
- a CDS encoding translation initiation factor IF-2: protein MSESRAQKRYRQPLVSVLGHVDSGKTTLLDYIRKTRVASKEPGSITQHVGASEIPVDVIYEVCRPVMEALNLRFEIKTGGLLFIDLPGHEAFSNLRRRGGSVADIAILVIDVNGGVQPQTVESINILRERRVPFVIALNKIDTIYGWRPQEGKPFILSERSQPASALAELERRLYRVVDQLMGVGINAERYDRIRDFTKTFAIVPTSAVTGEGIPDLLAILFGLVQRYMLDRLEVTTEEGRGTVLEVRQQPGLGTVLTAIIYDGTIRRGDTIVVAGARGPVVTKVRSLLIPEPLQEMRMTKRFRGVDEVSAAAGVMISAPDLEEVLAGSPIYVVRDPSVLDSVKREVQEEVERILIKTDRVGVIVKADALGTLEALVSQIEKEGIPVRRADIGDVTKADVFEAAVMRGSDERYAAILAFNVRVPEELRREALSRGVVIFEDVIIYTLIEKFKSYLEDLRRREEERVLSQAIFPAEILVLPNFVFRRSEPAIVGIEVLSGSIRPGYPLINGSGRRVGVILDIQHEGNRIPEAKAGQRVAISIRGGVVGRNVKEGRVLYTDVSEFEDERSREIYFSKMSDDEKSLYRKIIWIKYSGRGESEE, encoded by the coding sequence TTGAGCGAATCCAGGGCTCAGAAGAGGTACAGGCAGCCCCTAGTTTCCGTCCTAGGGCACGTCGACTCGGGCAAGACGACCCTGCTGGACTACATAAGGAAGACCAGGGTGGCCAGCAAGGAACCCGGGTCCATAACGCAGCACGTTGGCGCCTCAGAGATACCTGTTGACGTCATCTACGAGGTATGCAGGCCTGTCATGGAGGCTCTGAACCTCAGGTTCGAGATCAAGACGGGGGGCCTGCTCTTCATCGATCTACCGGGGCATGAGGCCTTCTCGAACCTCAGGAGGAGAGGGGGTTCCGTCGCGGACATAGCGATACTCGTTATAGACGTGAACGGTGGTGTGCAGCCCCAGACAGTTGAGTCGATAAACATACTGAGGGAGAGGAGGGTCCCGTTCGTCATAGCCCTCAACAAGATAGACACCATATACGGATGGAGGCCGCAGGAGGGGAAGCCCTTCATATTGTCCGAGAGGAGTCAACCAGCATCTGCCCTGGCCGAGCTCGAGAGGAGGCTCTACAGGGTCGTGGATCAGCTGATGGGGGTAGGCATAAATGCTGAGAGGTACGATAGGATAAGGGATTTCACGAAGACCTTCGCCATAGTGCCAACTAGCGCCGTGACGGGCGAGGGGATCCCCGATCTCCTCGCCATACTCTTCGGCCTGGTGCAGAGGTACATGCTGGACAGACTGGAGGTGACGACGGAGGAGGGAAGGGGAACCGTGCTGGAGGTGAGGCAGCAGCCGGGCCTGGGAACAGTGCTCACCGCGATAATATACGATGGTACCATAAGGAGGGGGGACACCATCGTGGTGGCCGGAGCCAGGGGGCCCGTCGTGACTAAGGTGAGGAGCCTCCTGATCCCCGAGCCCCTTCAGGAGATGAGGATGACCAAGAGGTTCAGGGGAGTTGATGAGGTCTCGGCGGCTGCCGGGGTCATGATCTCCGCCCCGGACTTGGAGGAAGTGCTCGCAGGCTCCCCAATTTACGTGGTAAGGGATCCCAGTGTTCTAGATAGCGTGAAGAGGGAGGTCCAGGAGGAGGTCGAGAGAATACTGATAAAAACAGATAGGGTGGGTGTGATAGTGAAGGCCGACGCTCTCGGCACCCTAGAGGCCCTGGTGTCTCAGATAGAGAAGGAAGGCATACCCGTCAGGAGGGCCGACATAGGTGACGTAACCAAGGCCGACGTGTTCGAGGCGGCCGTGATGAGGGGGAGCGACGAGAGGTACGCAGCGATACTCGCGTTCAACGTGAGGGTCCCAGAGGAGCTGAGGAGGGAGGCCCTCTCCAGGGGCGTGGTGATCTTCGAGGACGTGATAATATACACGCTCATAGAGAAGTTCAAGTCCTACTTGGAGGATCTGAGGAGGAGGGAGGAGGAGAGGGTCCTATCCCAGGCCATATTCCCGGCCGAGATTCTCGTGCTTCCGAACTTCGTTTTCAGGAGAAGCGAGCCCGCGATAGTCGGCATAGAGGTGCTCTCGGGATCCATCAGACCCGGCTACCCGCTGATAAACGGGAGCGGAAGGAGGGTGGGTGTCATCTTGGATATACAGCACGAGGGGAACAGGATCCCCGAGGCGAAGGCAGGCCAGAGGGTGGCCATCTCGATAAGGGGAGGGGTCGTCGGGAGGAACGTCAAGGAGGGGAGGGTTCTCTACACAGACGTCAGCGAGTTCGAGGATGAGAGGTCAAGGGAGATTTACTTTAGTAAGATGAGCGATGATGAGAAGTCCCTTTACAGGAAGATAATCTGGATAAAGTACTCGGGAAGAGGGGAGTCCGAGGAGTAG
- a CDS encoding 50S ribosomal protein L24e — protein sequence MAVLLRKCSFCGSDVEPGFGWMYVKADGTIMYFCSSKCAKSYLKLGRNPKKVKWVRKAKKG from the coding sequence ATGGCAGTGCTCCTCAGGAAGTGCTCCTTCTGCGGAAGTGATGTCGAGCCCGGGTTCGGATGGATGTACGTGAAGGCCGACGGGACGATAATGTATTTCTGCTCCTCCAAGTGCGCTAAGAGCTACCTGAAGCTTGGGAGGAATCCTAAGAAGGTTAAATGGGTTAGGAAAGCTAAGAAGGGCTAG